The following coding sequences lie in one Vibrio algicola genomic window:
- a CDS encoding sensor histidine kinase — protein MLNKNRPRSIKRNLVNSISVLFGVLIFAIYLSVDLSMDSWGDSQFDRALINKTNYLKSLVTVNKSGDAVKFNDGMMKDAKGSDDVGYYQLWYQDKSFKRSESLTAFPDLELLKISLPLNTTQIVDMKLPNGETGRASLSYFLPDSELLHTQHAHPAYLTLYESNSSLEKMLMFLDVLLVVSFFFSIFLVRNVATRIVSNGLQPLQYLNEEIKKIEINQQEKIDSVKFIDSPVTGKTIEEIEPIRKEINNFIQANQLLLQTEQRLTGDIAHELKTPIAEIISLSEVYIRYPNDERIGQSYKQDMLKIATRMKTIVDNLLLLQRSSSNAMQLDYDVLDAEFMLEQVLQDLAFKVPTIQQRVDVALKTDNLYADAFSLNVIITNLIDNALFYSPESSTVTVSLIPATQSGRWLLQVTNDLIVPLSQQDIEHILDPMYQADSSRTSNERHGLGLSIVDNICRQNGYTLTFNTDIAQQVTFTVGPIASTNERLDDH, from the coding sequence ATGCTAAACAAAAATCGTCCTCGTTCTATTAAGCGGAATTTGGTGAACTCGATTTCAGTATTATTTGGTGTGTTGATCTTCGCCATCTATTTATCGGTCGATTTAAGTATGGACAGTTGGGGCGATTCACAGTTTGATAGGGCTTTGATTAATAAAACCAATTATTTAAAGTCATTAGTTACCGTTAATAAATCGGGTGACGCGGTAAAATTCAATGATGGGATGATGAAAGATGCGAAAGGCAGTGATGATGTTGGTTATTATCAATTATGGTATCAAGATAAAAGCTTTAAGCGTTCTGAATCATTAACCGCCTTTCCCGATTTGGAATTACTCAAAATTTCCTTGCCACTCAATACTACCCAAATCGTTGATATGAAACTACCAAATGGGGAAACAGGCAGAGCGTCACTTTCCTATTTTTTACCTGACTCCGAATTACTCCATACTCAACATGCTCACCCCGCCTATTTAACCTTATATGAATCAAATAGTTCGCTAGAAAAGATGCTGATGTTTCTGGATGTCTTATTAGTTGTGAGCTTTTTCTTCTCGATTTTTTTGGTGCGAAATGTGGCTACTCGCATTGTTAGTAATGGTTTGCAACCGCTGCAATACTTAAATGAAGAAATAAAAAAAATTGAAATTAATCAGCAAGAAAAGATTGATTCAGTAAAATTTATTGACTCACCAGTGACAGGCAAAACAATTGAAGAGATCGAACCGATCCGAAAAGAGATCAATAATTTTATTCAAGCGAATCAATTACTGCTACAAACGGAACAACGCTTAACTGGCGATATTGCCCATGAATTAAAAACGCCAATTGCGGAAATAATCAGTTTGAGTGAAGTCTATATTCGTTATCCAAATGATGAGCGAATAGGCCAAAGCTACAAGCAAGATATGCTTAAAATTGCGACTAGAATGAAAACCATCGTAGATAATTTACTGTTATTACAGCGATCATCCTCGAACGCCATGCAGTTAGATTATGATGTGTTAGATGCTGAATTTATGCTTGAGCAAGTGTTGCAAGATTTGGCCTTTAAAGTGCCGACTATTCAACAAAGGGTAGATGTGGCACTGAAAACCGATAATCTCTACGCCGATGCTTTCTCACTCAATGTCATTATTACCAATCTTATTGATAATGCATTATTTTATAGCCCTGAGAGTTCAACTGTGACGGTTTCACTCATACCGGCAACTCAATCTGGGCGCTGGTTATTACAAGTGACCAACGATTTGATTGTGCCGTTAAGTCAACAAGATATCGAGCATATTTTAGATCCGATGTACCAAGCCGATAGCTCACGAACCTCGAACGAACGGCACGGGTTAGGCTTATCAATCGTGGATAACATTTGTCGACAAAATGGTTATACATTGACCTTTAATACTGATATTGCACAGCAAGTTACCTTCACTGTCGGGCCGATTGCCTCAACGAATGAAAGATTGGATGACCATTGA
- a CDS encoding DUF808 domain-containing protein, which translates to MAGLSLLTLLDDIASVLDDVALMSKVAAKKTVGVLGDDLALNAQQVTGVRAEREIPVVWGVAKGSFRNKLILVPSALLVSALAPWLLMPVLLIGGLYLCYEGAEKVLEKYLPHHSENETQTKRAGGSKEPIDLLAFEKKKIKGAIRTDFILSLEIIVIALGIVQGHPQLTQIFVVSFIAFIMTCGVYGLVAGIVKLDDLGFYLQRKSQGRGALNMIGGALVATAPKLMKVLTVVGTVAMFLVGGGIIEHSIAAVHHVTQSLIAPMVSMPLVATVAPYIVTAVLGLLAGTVLVGILTGLAGLKTSLNGNKNNP; encoded by the coding sequence ATGGCCGGCTTAAGTCTACTGACATTATTAGATGATATTGCGTCAGTGCTCGATGATGTGGCACTGATGTCCAAAGTGGCCGCCAAGAAAACGGTTGGTGTGCTAGGCGATGATCTGGCGTTAAACGCACAGCAAGTCACAGGCGTTCGAGCTGAGCGTGAAATTCCTGTGGTCTGGGGTGTGGCTAAAGGCTCCTTTCGCAATAAATTAATATTAGTGCCCTCAGCCTTGTTAGTCAGCGCACTCGCGCCGTGGCTTCTGATGCCAGTGTTATTAATCGGGGGTTTGTATTTATGTTATGAAGGGGCAGAAAAAGTTCTCGAGAAATATTTACCCCATCACTCAGAGAATGAGACTCAAACAAAAAGAGCCGGAGGCAGTAAAGAACCAATCGATTTACTGGCGTTTGAGAAAAAGAAGATAAAAGGCGCGATCCGTACCGACTTTATATTATCGCTTGAGATCATCGTGATCGCATTAGGGATAGTGCAAGGTCATCCGCAGTTAACTCAAATTTTTGTGGTGAGCTTTATCGCTTTTATCATGACTTGTGGGGTATATGGTTTGGTGGCAGGGATCGTAAAATTAGATGACTTAGGGTTTTATCTACAAAGAAAAAGCCAAGGTCGCGGCGCTTTGAATATGATTGGTGGGGCTCTGGTTGCCACCGCGCCAAAATTGATGAAAGTGCTCACGGTGGTGGGAACGGTTGCGATGTTCTTAGTTGGCGGTGGCATTATTGAACATAGTATTGCGGCAGTGCATCATGTTACTCAAAGCTTGATCGCGCCAATGGTTTCTATGCCACTAGTGGCAACGGTTGCTCCTTATATCGTGACGGCAGTATTAGGTCTATTGGCTGGGACGGTATTGGTGGGGATATTGACTGGATTGGCAGGATTAAAGACAAGCTTAAATGGCAACAAAAATAATCCCTAA
- a CDS encoding glutaredoxin family protein, protein MAIIRWILGRIILLLNFVFSPSGTKRSAPEQQKIDLATQHLSLYQYEACPFCVKVRRAIKRNSLKIELRDAKNNPTHREQLLTCGGAMKVPCLRIEQQGEVKWLYESNDIIQYLEQEIVAA, encoded by the coding sequence ATGGCGATTATTCGTTGGATTTTAGGGCGTATTATTTTACTGCTCAATTTTGTTTTTTCACCTTCAGGTACCAAACGCTCGGCGCCAGAGCAACAAAAAATTGATCTTGCGACCCAACATCTTTCGTTGTATCAATATGAAGCCTGCCCTTTTTGTGTCAAAGTACGCCGTGCGATTAAGCGTAATAGTTTGAAAATTGAATTACGCGATGCCAAGAATAATCCGACTCATCGTGAGCAACTATTAACCTGTGGTGGCGCCATGAAAGTCCCTTGTTTACGAATTGAGCAGCAAGGTGAAGTGAAATGGTTGTATGAGTCAAACGATATCATTCAGTATTTAGAACAAGAGATTGTGGCGGCTTAA
- a CDS encoding TSUP family transporter: protein MDLSLEVMALLVAVAALAGFIDAMAGGGGLLTVPALLAAGIPPAQALATNKLQSSFGSFSASLYFIRSGTVKLKSMWLSIVCTFIGAAIGATTVQHINADVLMSIIPIILIAISSYFLFSKSLSPKPDEKPLLSEAAFAFAIGTSVGFYDGFLGPGTGSIFAVCFVALGRYSLVAATARTKVLNFTSNIAALSFFIMAGLPIWELGLTMAIGNFIGARLGAKVVLGNGQKVVRPLVIIMSMTMALKLLWEQHPQLLQSIF, encoded by the coding sequence ATGGATCTCTCATTAGAAGTAATGGCGCTACTGGTCGCCGTTGCAGCATTAGCCGGCTTTATCGACGCCATGGCCGGTGGTGGCGGTTTACTCACCGTTCCTGCACTGTTAGCTGCGGGGATCCCACCCGCTCAAGCCTTAGCTACCAATAAATTACAAAGCTCATTTGGCAGCTTTTCTGCCAGTTTGTATTTTATTCGCAGCGGCACGGTGAAGCTTAAATCGATGTGGTTATCCATTGTGTGTACTTTTATTGGTGCAGCCATTGGTGCCACCACGGTACAGCATATCAACGCCGATGTATTAATGAGCATCATCCCAATCATTTTGATCGCCATTTCGAGCTATTTCTTATTCTCTAAGTCCTTGAGCCCTAAACCGGATGAAAAACCATTATTATCAGAAGCTGCATTCGCCTTTGCTATCGGTACCAGTGTTGGTTTTTATGATGGCTTTTTAGGCCCGGGAACCGGTTCAATATTTGCGGTGTGTTTTGTGGCGCTCGGTCGCTACAGTTTAGTTGCCGCTACCGCTCGTACTAAGGTGTTAAATTTCACCTCCAACATTGCCGCGTTGTCTTTCTTTATTATGGCAGGATTACCTATTTGGGAACTTGGTCTCACCATGGCGATTGGGAATTTTATTGGCGCTCGATTAGGAGCCAAAGTAGTATTAGGCAACGGTCAAAAAGTGGTACGCCCTTTGGTGATCATTATGTCGATGACTATGGCGCTTAAACTGTTGTGGGAACAACATCCACAATTGCTGCAATCAATCTTTTAA
- a CDS encoding LysR family transcriptional regulator, with the protein MLLEGIETLLALSQEKTMSRVGSQLYISQSAVSKRIALLEKKLGKKLIVPDGRHVRLTSAANELIASIGPTFQELQGRIYEQYDLQDQTIIKLDCSETLVAGYLCKMMGEHFKCDAAIRISTHHTPRIVERVQSGKATIGFCAGHLPAQHGLKVISLWQEPFVLISQAPLLQLPKQVLTNDLSNPANRNQFDMLSQLKIEALMEMDSYSAAAQLALGGIAAALVPLSVVKTLKIEAKYCFSFESLKPLSRPINICLRPNSYQNERVKRLIAAIVDVVPTTV; encoded by the coding sequence ATGTTACTGGAAGGGATTGAAACCTTACTGGCACTCAGCCAAGAAAAAACCATGAGTCGGGTGGGGAGCCAGCTTTATATTAGTCAATCTGCGGTCAGTAAACGCATCGCCTTGCTTGAAAAAAAACTGGGTAAAAAATTGATAGTGCCAGACGGGCGTCATGTGCGTTTAACCTCAGCGGCCAATGAGTTGATCGCCAGTATTGGCCCTACCTTTCAAGAGTTACAAGGGCGTATTTATGAACAATATGACCTGCAAGATCAAACGATTATTAAGCTAGATTGCTCGGAAACCTTAGTCGCCGGCTACTTATGCAAGATGATGGGCGAGCATTTTAAATGTGACGCTGCCATTCGGATTAGTACCCATCACACCCCAAGAATTGTCGAGCGTGTCCAGTCGGGTAAAGCGACCATTGGGTTTTGCGCTGGCCACTTACCAGCTCAACATGGGCTGAAAGTTATATCGCTGTGGCAAGAACCGTTTGTGTTAATAAGCCAAGCGCCATTGCTGCAACTTCCTAAGCAAGTGCTCACCAACGATTTATCCAATCCGGCCAATAGAAATCAGTTTGATATGTTGTCGCAATTAAAGATTGAGGCTTTAATGGAGATGGACTCATATTCTGCGGCGGCGCAACTCGCACTTGGTGGAATTGCCGCCGCATTAGTGCCACTTTCGGTAGTGAAAACGTTAAAAATAGAGGCTAAGTATTGCTTTAGTTTTGAGTCGTTAAAGCCACTCTCTCGCCCGATTAATATCTGTTTACGCCCGAACAGTTATCAAAACGAAAGGGTTAAAAGATTGATTGCAGCAATTGTGGATGTTGTTCCCACAACAGTTTAA
- a CDS encoding response regulator transcription factor → MKLLIIEDSEALRRSVVVGLNNLGFTIDEAGDGATGLSMALLNQYDLLILDLMLPNVDGMDILRALRKQNLETKVIILSAKNLTKDKIDGLMDGADDYLTKPFSFEELHARILALLRRGKTSQVNNSLEIDGFTLDLETKSFSYQGQIIDLTRNEFKIIECLFLAQGRVVNAEKISEAVMGNFDHLSKNTIESHLSSVRKKARQCGGDLPIKNKRGFGYIIEKSHLC, encoded by the coding sequence ATGAAACTACTTATCATTGAAGACTCAGAAGCATTGCGCCGCAGTGTGGTGGTAGGATTAAATAACCTTGGCTTTACCATTGATGAAGCAGGTGATGGGGCAACCGGTTTAAGTATGGCGTTGCTCAATCAATATGACTTATTGATCTTGGATTTAATGCTGCCCAATGTTGATGGTATGGATATTTTGCGAGCTCTGCGCAAGCAAAATCTCGAAACCAAAGTCATTATTTTATCGGCTAAAAACCTCACTAAAGATAAAATTGATGGCTTGATGGATGGCGCAGACGATTACCTCACCAAACCCTTTTCTTTTGAAGAACTGCATGCGCGAATATTAGCGTTATTGCGTCGTGGGAAAACTAGTCAAGTCAATAATAGCCTTGAAATTGACGGGTTTACGCTCGATCTTGAAACCAAAAGTTTTTCCTATCAAGGCCAAATCATTGATTTAACCCGCAATGAATTTAAAATTATTGAATGCTTATTTTTAGCGCAAGGTCGGGTGGTCAATGCTGAAAAAATCAGTGAAGCGGTTATGGGCAATTTTGACCACTTATCTAAAAACACCATTGAATCGCACCTGTCTTCAGTGCGTAAAAAAGCGCGTCAATGTGGCGGTGATTTACCGATAAAGAATAAACGTGGCTTTGGCTACATTATTGAAAAGAGTCATTTATGCTAA
- a CDS encoding glutathione S-transferase N-terminal domain-containing protein — MTISTQGLALYHFESCPYCQKVRRAVAELGLDLELRDIRKNPDFQDEKVAATGKTQVPCLRIEKSDGVTWLYESDAVVDYLKAL, encoded by the coding sequence ATGACAATTTCCACTCAAGGCTTGGCACTGTATCACTTTGAAAGCTGCCCATATTGCCAAAAAGTTCGCCGTGCGGTTGCGGAATTAGGCCTCGATTTAGAATTACGCGATATTCGCAAAAATCCTGACTTCCAAGACGAGAAAGTAGCAGCAACCGGAAAAACGCAAGTACCGTGCCTACGCATCGAAAAATCAGATGGCGTGACGTGGTTATATGAATCTGATGCTGTGGTAGATTATTTGAAAGCGTTATAA
- a CDS encoding DUF2301 domain-containing membrane protein: MADIHIKEELDSIDYLTVGFYRLSFGVSAIAMLLFNFIAFEYASQLLICSSLVAAACMHIYDKNIRWIILGSALFSVCWLAIGLAPILAIGASFLVTSGLAIKEYYCFRIYLVRITPVVLIIYWLSLLIPILPIITHGLAIASFLLLSGICIAKFRQPFHFDIGDKSKFQV; the protein is encoded by the coding sequence ATGGCTGACATACATATAAAAGAAGAGCTTGATAGCATCGATTATTTAACCGTCGGTTTTTATCGTTTAAGCTTTGGTGTGTCTGCCATTGCGATGTTGTTGTTTAACTTTATTGCTTTTGAATATGCCAGCCAGTTGCTGATTTGCAGCTCACTTGTGGCGGCGGCTTGTATGCATATTTATGATAAAAACATTCGCTGGATCATCTTAGGGTCGGCGCTATTTTCTGTCTGTTGGCTGGCGATAGGTCTCGCGCCAATTTTGGCGATAGGTGCAAGCTTTTTAGTCACGAGTGGCCTTGCGATCAAAGAGTATTATTGCTTTCGGATTTATTTGGTTCGTATTACGCCGGTGGTGTTAATCATTTATTGGTTGAGCTTGTTGATCCCTATTTTACCCATCATCACACATGGGTTAGCCATTGCCTCGTTCTTATTACTGAGCGGAATTTGTATTGCTAAGTTTCGCCAGCCATTTCATTTCGATATTGGCGATAAAAGTAAGTTTCAGGTGTAA
- a CDS encoding diacylglycerol kinase, with translation MNDKTVIKRTGLSRIMYTLVHSSNGVKWMIKNEAAFQQELMLLVPLTILTFWIDFTALQTLAIMLSMLFVLFAEMTNTAIEAVVDRVGLEYHELSGVAKNIGSGIVTLSMIMSLMVWGVMLYTHFCA, from the coding sequence ATGAACGATAAAACAGTAATAAAACGCACCGGTCTTAGCCGCATTATGTACACGCTTGTACACAGCAGTAATGGCGTGAAGTGGATGATTAAAAATGAAGCGGCTTTTCAGCAAGAACTGATGTTGCTGGTTCCTCTTACCATATTGACATTTTGGATTGATTTTACGGCGCTACAAACGCTGGCGATCATGTTGTCGATGCTGTTTGTACTGTTTGCTGAAATGACCAATACCGCGATAGAAGCGGTGGTGGATCGCGTTGGGTTGGAATATCACGAACTGTCGGGTGTGGCAAAAAATATCGGCTCAGGGATCGTCACCTTAAGCATGATCATGTCGCTTATGGTGTGGGGCGTGATGTTGTACACCCACTTCTGCGCTTAA
- a CDS encoding YaeQ family protein — protein MALKPTIYKFRIALTDINNDHYDSLNLTIAQHPSENDARMMARVIAYCLNAKPDLQFTKGLSSIEEPDIWLKSLDDQLLHWIEAGEPDFDRVKKATRLAKQVSIYSFNTKSDVWWKQNQDKFSTLNADIFRLDHAGVLASTKMIARTLELGVMVSGNTIYLSTDDQQCEVTWEMLSES, from the coding sequence GTGGCTTTAAAACCAACTATTTATAAATTTCGTATCGCATTAACCGATATCAATAACGATCACTACGATTCACTAAACCTCACCATCGCTCAGCATCCATCCGAGAATGATGCTCGTATGATGGCGCGTGTGATCGCGTATTGCTTAAATGCCAAACCGGATCTGCAATTTACTAAAGGCCTATCTAGCATTGAAGAGCCGGATATTTGGTTAAAGTCGTTAGATGATCAATTACTGCATTGGATTGAAGCCGGCGAGCCTGATTTTGATCGGGTTAAAAAAGCCACCCGCTTGGCCAAACAGGTCAGCATTTATAGCTTTAATACCAAATCGGATGTGTGGTGGAAGCAAAACCAAGACAAGTTCTCAACGTTGAATGCTGATATTTTCCGCTTAGATCATGCCGGGGTATTAGCCTCGACCAAGATGATTGCGCGCACCTTAGAATTAGGCGTGATGGTTTCAGGCAATACAATTTACTTATCGACTGACGATCAACAATGTGAAGTAACATGGGAAATGTTGTCCGAGTCGTAA